One Bacilli bacterium PM5-9 genomic region harbors:
- a CDS encoding guanylate kinase (product_source=KO:K00942; cath_funfam=3.40.50.300; cog=COG0194; ko=KO:K00942; pfam=PF00625; smart=SM00072; superfamily=52540; tigrfam=TIGR03263) — translation MKKGQLIILSGPSGVGKGTIREQLFKNDNLNLAYSISMTTRKPRDNEEHGIDYFFVEENEFVDKINQNQLIEWAQFVGNYYGTPREYVEQLLNDGKNVVLEIEVQGATQVMEMFPDALSIFIVPPSMEELERRIRGRRSEEEEIVLQRLNKAKHELNLTGDYRYVVENNTLEQTVEQIEEIIKNNI, via the coding sequence TTGAAAAAAGGACAATTGATAATTTTGAGTGGACCATCAGGTGTTGGTAAGGGAACAATACGTGAGCAGTTATTTAAAAATGATAATCTTAATTTAGCATATTCAATCTCAATGACAACAAGGAAACCTAGAGATAATGAAGAACATGGTATTGATTATTTCTTTGTTGAGGAAAATGAATTTGTCGATAAAATTAATCAAAATCAATTAATTGAATGGGCACAATTTGTTGGTAATTATTATGGAACACCAAGAGAATATGTTGAACAATTACTTAATGATGGAAAGAATGTTGTCCTAGAAATAGAAGTGCAAGGTGCTACTCAAGTAATGGAAATGTTTCCAGATGCTTTATCTATTTTTATTGTTCCACCAAGTATGGAAGAATTAGAAAGACGTATTCGTGGACGTCGAAGTGAAGAAGAAGAAATTGTCTTACAACGTTTAAATAAAGCAAAACACGAATTAAATTTAACTGGTGATTATCGCTATGTTGTAGAAAATAATACTTTAGAACAAACAGTTGAACAAATAGAAGAAATTATTAAAAATAATATTTAA